A genomic region of Cannabis sativa cultivar Pink pepper isolate KNU-18-1 chromosome 1, ASM2916894v1, whole genome shotgun sequence contains the following coding sequences:
- the LOC115706452 gene encoding folylpolyglutamate synthase isoform X3, producing MPSYFRFLALLAFKIFSAEQVDVAILEVGLGGKYDATNAVEAPVVCGISSLGYDHMEILGNTLGEIAGEKAGIFKHGVPAFTVPQPDEAMNVLKEKASQLDVPLQVIPPLNANLLNGLKLGLEGEHQYVNAGLAVALCSSWLQRTGRPEAAHLEQTDSLPEQFIKGLTTASLQGRAQIVPDRCFDADNYGDLVFYLDGAHSPESLEVCGKWFSQQVLSYQPQDKSSHEFVSKHLNERVRKQTTQILLFNCMSVRDPQVLLPRLMESCANHGVRFKKALFVPNTSVYFKVGPHSVPPTEVDFSWQFALQKIWENIMHSNKGGDDKTTDVFSEDLKDDSEMCVRSGETSAVFSSLPLAIKWLRDTVQQNRSIRFQVLVTGSLHLVGDALKLIKK from the exons ATGCCTTCTTATTTTCGCTTTCTTGCATTGCTAGCCTTCAAGATATTTTCAGCAGAACAG GTAGATGTTGCTATTTTGGAGGTTGGGCTAGGAGGAAAATATGATGCAACAAATGCA GTTGAGGCACCCGTTGTATGTGGTATATCTTCCCTTGGGTATGACCACATGGAAATTCTTG GTAATACCCTTGGAGAAATTGCTGGGGAGAAGGCTGGTATCTTCAAG CATGGTGTTCCTGCTTTTACTGTGCCTCAACCTGATGAAGCAATGAATGTACTCAAGGAGAAAGCTTCCCAGCTGGAT GTACCGCTTCAAGTGATTCCACCATTAAATGCCAATTTGCTCAATGGTTTAAAACTTGGACTTGAAGGTGAGCACCAATATGTTAATGCAGGTCTTGCGGTAGCACTGTGCTCTTCTTGGCTTCAGAGGACAGGTCGTCCTGAAGCTGCACACCTGGAACAAACC GATTCTTTGCCAGAGCAGTTCATAAAAGGATTAACAACAGCCAGTTTGCAAGGGCGAGCTCAGATTGTCCCTGATCGATGTTTTGATGCTGACAACTATGGAGATCTGGTTTTCTATTTGGATGGAGCCCATAGCCCAGAAAGCTTAGAAGTATGTGGTAAATGGTTTTCTCAACAAGTCTTGAGTTATCAACCACAAGATAAGTCATCACACGAGTTTGTAAGCAAGCACCTGAATGAGAGAGTCAGGAAGCAAACCACACAG ATACTGCTGTTTAATTGCATGTCCGTGCGGGATCCTCAAGTGCTTCTTCCTCGCCTGATGGAGTCATGTGCCAATCATG GTGTTCGGTTCAAGAAGGCGCTCTTTGTACCTAATACATCGGTCTATTTCAAGGTCGGACCTCATTCTGTGCCACCGACTGAAGTTGATTTCTCATGGCAGTTCGCTCTTCAAAAGATATGGGAGAACATCATGCACTCAAATAAAG GAGGTGATGACAAGACGACAGATGTTTTCAGTGAAGACTTAAAGGATGACTCGGAAATGTGCGTTCGAAGTGGTGAAACTAGTGCAGTATTTTCGTCACTCCCATTAGCTATCAAATGGCTCCGGGACACTGTCCAACAGAATCGATCTATTCGGTTCCAG GTCCTTGTAACTGGCTCTTTACACCTTGTGGGTGATGCATTGAAATTGATCAAGAAATAA
- the LOC115704004 gene encoding putative UPF0481 protein At3g02645, which translates to MPLIQHSTSSKSNSINFDEHRWVTQIRRTLEEELEDDTEVPVSIFSVSKILKASDPESYTPQEVAIGPYHYWRPELYEMERYKLSSAKRVQTHLQGGHKFQHLVQQLMDHEPRIRACYHKYLDFNGETLAWRMAIDASFLLEFLQVYAIKEGKIPPGLSSRMSHLVDYTGRKSAHNAIIRDIVMLENQIPLFLLRKILEFQFSSLEVVDDMLFTMLVGFCKELSPFKMMENQDLPEIDVSECAHLLDFLYDMITPKMEVQQRQDQVIEVVEDQSSDDNDHDEEEGKDSFFTNSNSVKKVLSIVWKMISKLNRGPICFLKRVLFSKPVKVFLKLPWKILSNLPGFRLLKTPIEYLFFNENKEEVKPEEENSNNKPPLIEEIFIPSVTELFNSGVQFLPTNGNNISNVSFDVKTVTLYLPTVSLDVNAEAIMRNLVAYEASNASGPLVFTRYTELMNGIIDTDEDVKLLRERGIIKNRLKSDEEVANLWNGMSKSVRLTRVPFLDKVIEDVNKYHNGRWKVKLGKFMKLYVIGSWQFLTFLAAILMLLLMALQAFCSVYTCARIFNIDTTIGD; encoded by the coding sequence atgcCTTTAATCCAACACTCCACATCCTCTAAATCAAACTCCATAAACTTCGACGAGCATAGATGGGTTACACAAATTCGTCGAACACTCGAAGAAGAGCTTGAGGATGATACTGAGGTTCCTGTCTCTATTTTCAGTGTCTCCAAAATTCTAAAGGCAAGTGATCCTGAATCCTACACTCCACAAGAAGTAGCCATTGGCCCTTATCATTATTGGCGACCAGAGCTTTATGAAATGGAGAGGTACAAGCTATCCTCAGCTAAAAGAGTCCAAACACACCTCCAAGGTGGCCATAAGTTTCAACATCTTGTTCAACAATTAATGGATCATGAACCCAGGATTCGAGCTTGTTACCACAAGTATTTAGACTTTAATGGCGAAACTTTGGCTTGGAGGATGGCCATAGATGCCTCATTTTTGCTCGAGTTTCTTCAAGTTTATGCCATCAAAGAAGGGAAGATTCCACCTGGTTTATCTTCAAGGATGTCACACTTGGTTGACTACACAGGGAGAAAATCAGCCCACAATGCTATAATAAGAGACATAGTTATGcttgaaaaccaaatcccatTATTTCTTTTGAGAAAGATATTGGAATTTCAGTTTTCGTCGCTAGAAGTTGTTGATGACATGTTGTTTACCATGTTGGTGGGATTTTGCAAGGAGCTTTCTCCATTCAAGATGATGGAAAATCAAGACTTGCCTGAAATTGATGTCTCGGAATGTGCTCACTTGTTGGACTTCTTATACGACATGATCACACCCAAAATGGAAGTCCAACAACGACAAGATCAAGTAATTGAGGTTGTGGAGGATCAAAGCAGTGATGATAATGATCATGATGAAGAAGAAGGGAAAGATAGTTTTTTTACTAATAGTAACTCTGTAAAAAAGGTTCTCTCTATAGTTTGGAAGATGATTTCTAAGCTAAATAGAGGTCCAATATGTTTCCTAAAAAGGGTACTTTTCTCTAAACCAGTTAAAGTGTTTTTGAAACTACCATGGAAAATCTTGTCCAACCTTCCCGGATTCAGACTCCTGAAAACGCCTATTGAGTACTTGTTTTTCaatgaaaataaagaagaagttAAACCAGAAGAAGAGAATTCAAACAACAAGCCACCATTGATTGAAGAGATCTTTATCCCTTCAGTGACTGAGCTTTTCAACTCTGGTGTTCAGTTCTTGCCAACAAACGGTAATAACATCTCAAACGTTAGTTTTGACGTTAAAACAGTTACTCTCTACCTCCCGACCGTTAGTTTAGATGTTAATGCAGAAGCCATAATGAGAAACTTAGTGGCTTACGAAGCATCAAACGCATCTGGGCCGTTAGTTTTTACACGTTACACTGAGCTAATGAATGGGATTATTGATACCGACGAAGATGTTAAGCTTCTTAGAGAAAGGGGTATCATTAAGAACCGTTTGAAAAGTGATGAAGAAGTGGCTAACTTGTGGAATGGGATGAGTAAGTCCGTTAGATTGACGAGAGTGCCCTTCTTGGATAAGGTGATTGAGGATGTGAACAAGTATCACAACGGGAGATGGAAGGTCAAATTAGGAAAGTTCATGAAACTTTACGTGATTGGTTCATGGCAGTTTCTGACTTTCTTGGCTGCCATTTTGATGTTGCTTTTGATGGCTTTGCAAGCGTTTTGCTCGGTTTATACTTGTGCTCGCATTTTTAATATCGACACTACCATAGGTGATTAG
- the LOC115705653 gene encoding protein NEDD1, translated as MNSSDPSLALLAASGGDTVKLFDVSGKPGDPCTLSYTPSPGCQVNSVKWNHTNLVVASAGDDKKISLWRKSGQSMGTIPVSGTDSGDNIEESILAISFSNKVSRYICTGGSGQVVRIWDLQRKRCIKWLRGHTNTITGAMYNCKDEHLASISLSGDLILHNLASGARTAELKDPNEQVLRVLDYSRISRHLLATAGDDGTVHLWDTTGRSPKVSWLKQHSAPTAGISFSPSNDKTIASIGLDKKLYTYDSGSRRPSSCISYEVPFSSLAFRDDGWVLSAGTSTGRVVFYDVRGKPEPFTVLRAYSSSEAVTSLCWQRSKPVIVNESSCTAETALLGDSVEDSILMPDPLPSMTSSSLSLSTAVPGSRNPGRSGPSLETPSIAATSSGFTSGMLHMPSAEETPQRNHLWPGGALGRLHAPRTSYNFKDEMEVFSPLVDVQPITPTLDKFWDDPEKSKKEHLLLDKKPSSLLFPSSTRRFPFSKDGGIDHPIFDWKPNSTSEQDDAKSSFGVMGSTPSPSSKSEDSSSITPPEAWGGERPSDKYAHLRTLPSRLGMFASSSQTTGSVFSGLPDLSSTSQATISSSTNSNFSYANLRNKDISLNQESSIALPEHLTSSSMAVSPSTKGIVGQANLEPLGSPSLPRRFSTYAERISTTSSFSDGTSLSTGSPKIKKTGVEREELFSSILSKSDTSAALEMGIHPTVNGGTLQPQKIPQQDAQQGTSFTLQLFQRTLEETLGSFEKSMHEDIRNLHIETLRQFHMQEMEISNAMNVILENQAELMKEVKSLRKENQQLRQLL; from the exons ATGAATTCATCAGATCCATCTCTGGCATTACTGGCCGCGAGCGGTGGTGATACTGTCAAACTTTTCGATGTGTCTGGTAAGCCTGGCGATCCATGTACCTTAAGCTACACTCCATCTCCCGGTTGCCAAGTCAATTCTGTCAAGTGGAACCACACCA ATTTGGTGGTGGCCAGTGCTGGCGATGATAAGAAGATTTCATTATGGAGGAAGAGTGGACAGAGCATGGGGACCATTCCGGTTTCTGGGACTGATAGTGGAGACAACATTGAG GAGTCTATTCTAGCTATCAGTTTCAGCAACAAGGTTTCTAGATACATATGTACGGGTGGAAGTGGCCAGGTTGTTAGAATATGGGATTTGCAAAGGAAGCGCTGTATTAAATGGTTGAGGGGTCACACTAATACGATTACTGGTGCAATGTACAATTGCAAGGATGAACACTTGGCTTCCATTAGTCTTAGTGGGGATCTTATACTTCACAACCTTGCATCTGGGGCACGGACTGCTGAACTCAAGGATCCAAATGAGCAG GTATTGAGAGTTCTTGATTATTCCCGGATTAGTCGGCACCTTCTAGCGACTGCAGGTGATGATGGGACTGTACATTTATGGGATACTACTGGTCGCAGCCCAAAG GTTTCTTGGTTGAAGCAACATTCTGCACCTACTGCTGGTATCAGCTTTTCACCTTCCAATGACAAG ACAATTGCTAGCATTGGTTTAGATAAAAAGTTGTACACTTACGACTCAGGATCTAGAAGACCTTCATCTTGCATTTCTTACGAAGTACCTTTTTCTTCGTTGGCATTTAGAGATGATGGCTGGGTACTATCGGCTGGAACAAGCACTGGTCGTGTAGTCTTCTATGATGTTCGTGGAAAACCGGAGCCATTCACTGTTCTTAGAGCATATAGCAGTTCAGAG GCTGTTACTAGCTTATGCTGGCAAAGGTCAAAACCAGTTATTGTAAATGAAAGTAGCTGTACTGCTGAAACTGCCCTTCTGGGAGATTCTGTTGAAGATTCAATTCTTATGCCTGATCCACTTCCCTCTATGACCTCGTCTAGCCTCTCTCTATCTACAGCAGTACCAGGTTCTCGGAATCCTGGTCGTTCGGGTCCCtctcttgaaacaccttcaattGCAGCAACCAGCAGTGGATTTACATCAGGCATGCTACACATGCCTTCTGCAGAGGAAACACCACAGCGAAACCATTTGTGGCCAGGTGGGGCATTGGGTAGGTTACACGCCCCTCGTACAAGTTATAACTTCAAGGATGAAATGGAGGTGTTCTCTCCTCTTGTGGATGTTCAACCCATCACACCCACTCTTGACAAGTTCTGGGATGATCCTGAGAAATCAAAAAAAGAGCATTTGCTATTAGACAAGAAGCCATCATCACTTCTGTTTCCTTCATCTACGAGAAGATTTCCTTTTTCAAAGGATGGTGGCATTGATCATCCAATATTTGATTGGAAGCCTAACTCAACTTCTGAACAG GATGACGCCAAATCTTCATTTGGAGTAATGGGTTCAACACCCTCTCCATCTTCTAAGAGTGAGGACTCCTCATCCATCACACCTCCAGAAGCTTGGGGTGGTGAGAGACCATCTGATAAATATGCCCACCTGCGCACTTTGCCGTCTCGATTGGGAATGTTTGCGTCTAGTAGTCAGACAACCGGGTCAGTTTTTTCTGGATTACCCGATCTGTCCTCAACAAGTCAAGCAACTATTAGCTCCTCAACAAATTCCAACTTTAGTTATGCAAACTTGCGAAATAAAGATATTTCTTTAAATCAAGAGAGTTCTATAGCCCTTCCAGAACACTTGACCTCTAGTTCAATGGCTGTCTCTCCAAGTACCAAAGGCATTGTAGGACAAGCTAACCTTGAACCATTAGGTTCTCCGTCCCTTCCTCGAAGATTTTCCACTTACGCAGAGAGAATAAGTACTACATCTTCCTTCAGTGATGGAACATCACTCTCTACGGGTTCgccaaaaataaagaaaacaggAGTTGAAAGAGAAGAACTATTTAGCAGCATTTTATCAAAGTCAGACACATCAGCTGCCTTAGAAATGGGAATTCATCCCACAGTAAAT GGGGGAACCTTACAACCGCAGAAGATCCCTCAGCAGGATGCACAGCAAGGAACTTCCTTTACACTACAGCTTTTTCAACGTACTCTGGAAGAGACTCTAGGTTCCTTTGAAAAATCAATGCATGAAGATATAAGAAATCTCCACATTGAAACATTAAGGCAATTTCATATGCAAGag ATGGAAATATCAAACGCGATGAATGTTATTCTGGAAAACCAAGCTGAGCTGATGAAAGAAGTTAAGTCTCTAAGAAAAGAAAACCAGCAACTCAGGCAATTGCTTTAA
- the LOC115706248 gene encoding serine/threonine-protein phosphatase PP1 isozyme 4, whose translation MSSQVQSGMDPAVLDDIIKRLTEVRSARPGKQVQLSESEIKQLSVASREIFLRQPNLLELEAPIKICGDIHGQYSDLLRLFEYGGFPPNANYLFLGDYVDRGKQSLETICLLLAFKIKYPENFFLLRGNHECASINRIYGFYDECKRRFNVRLWKAFTDCFNCLPVAALIDDKILCMHGGLSPDLTHLDQIRSLTRPTAIPDTGLLCDLLWSDPGRDVKGWGMNDRGVSYTFGSDKVGEFLQQHDLDLVCRAHQVVEDGYEFFADRQLVTIFSAPNYCGEFDNAGAMMIVDENLMCSFQILKPAEKKAKFLM comes from the exons ATGTCCTCGCAAGTGCAGTCGGGGATGGACCCTGCCGTCCTCGACGATATAATCAAACGGCTAACGGAGGTTCGATCAGCTAGACCCGGTAAGCAGGTTCAACTTTCCGAGTCCGAAATCAAGCAACTTTCTGTTGCATCTAGAGAAATTTTCCTCCGCCAGCCTAATTTGCTTGAGCTTGAAGCCCCTATCAAAATTTGCG GTGACATCCATGGTCAGTACAGTGATCTGCTAAGGCTTTTTGAGTATGGCGGTTTTCCTCCAAATGCCAATTATCTATTTCTAGGTGACTATGTTGATCGTGGCAAGCAGAGTTTGGAAACAATATGCCTTTTGCTTGCTTTTAAGATTAAGTATCCAGAGAACTTTTTTCTTCTTAGAGGAAACCATGAGTGTGCTTCTATTAATCGGATATATGGATTTTATGATGAGTGTAAGCGTCGATTTAATGTGAGACTCTGGAAGGCGTTCACTGACTGTTTCAACTGTCTTCCAGTGGCAGCTCTTATTGACGACAAGATATTATGCATGCATGGGGGTCTGTCCCCTGATTTGACACATTTAGATCAGATAAGGAGCTTAACTCGACCAACTGCTATTCCTGACACTGGCTTGCTTTGTGACTTGCTTTGGTCGGATCCCGGTAGAGATGTTAAGGGATGGGGAATGAATGACAGAGGAGTCTCATACACCTTTGGTTCAGATAAGGTGGGAGAATTCTTACAGCAGCATGATTTGGACCTTGTCTGTCGTGCTCATCAG GTTGTGGAGGATGGGTATGAATTTTTTGCTGACAGGCAACTTGTAACAATATTTTCAGCCCCAAACTACTGTGGTGAATTTGACAATGCTGGTGCAATGATGATTGTTGATGAAAACTTAATGTGCTCTTTCCAGATTCTTAAGCCTGCAGAGAAGAAAGCTAAGTTCTTGATGTGA
- the LOC115706452 gene encoding folylpolyglutamate synthase isoform X1, translating to MAEDSKATAYQEAMDALSSLITKRSRADKSNNGDRFELIFDYIKMLDLEESISKMKVIHVAGTKGKGSTCTFTESILRNCGFHTGLFTSPHLIDVRERFRLNGVEICEEKYISYFWWCFDRLKEKTNEDIPMPSYFRFLALLAFKIFSAEQVDVAILEVGLGGKYDATNAVEAPVVCGISSLGYDHMEILGNTLGEIAGEKAGIFKHGVPAFTVPQPDEAMNVLKEKASQLDVPLQVIPPLNANLLNGLKLGLEGEHQYVNAGLAVALCSSWLQRTGRPEAAHLEQTDSLPEQFIKGLTTASLQGRAQIVPDRCFDADNYGDLVFYLDGAHSPESLEVCGKWFSQQVLSYQPQDKSSHEFVSKHLNERVRKQTTQILLFNCMSVRDPQVLLPRLMESCANHGVRFKKALFVPNTSVYFKVGPHSVPPTEVDFSWQFALQKIWENIMHSNKGGDDKTTDVFSEDLKDDSEMCVRSGETSAVFSSLPLAIKWLRDTVQQNRSIRFQVLVTGSLHLVGDALKLIKK from the exons ATGGCTGAAG ATTCTAAAGCAACTGCATACCAAGAAGCCATGGATGCCTTGTCTTCTTTGATTACGAAACGCAGTCGTGCAGATAAGAGCAATAACGGCGATAGATTCGAACTGATATTTGATTATATAAAG ATGCTAGACTTGGAGGAGTCTATATCCAAAATGAAGGTTATTCATGTGGCTGGTACAAAGGGAAAG GGCTCCACATGCACCTTCACAGAATCTATATTACGTAATTGTGGATTTCACACTGGACTTTTCACTTCTCCTCATCTCATTGATGTCAGAGAAAGGTTTCGTTTAAACGG GGTGGAAATATgtgaagaaaaatatatttcatatttCTGGTGGTGCTTTGACAGATTAAAG GAAAAGACTAATGAGGATATACCAATGCCTTCTTATTTTCGCTTTCTTGCATTGCTAGCCTTCAAGATATTTTCAGCAGAACAG GTAGATGTTGCTATTTTGGAGGTTGGGCTAGGAGGAAAATATGATGCAACAAATGCA GTTGAGGCACCCGTTGTATGTGGTATATCTTCCCTTGGGTATGACCACATGGAAATTCTTG GTAATACCCTTGGAGAAATTGCTGGGGAGAAGGCTGGTATCTTCAAG CATGGTGTTCCTGCTTTTACTGTGCCTCAACCTGATGAAGCAATGAATGTACTCAAGGAGAAAGCTTCCCAGCTGGAT GTACCGCTTCAAGTGATTCCACCATTAAATGCCAATTTGCTCAATGGTTTAAAACTTGGACTTGAAGGTGAGCACCAATATGTTAATGCAGGTCTTGCGGTAGCACTGTGCTCTTCTTGGCTTCAGAGGACAGGTCGTCCTGAAGCTGCACACCTGGAACAAACC GATTCTTTGCCAGAGCAGTTCATAAAAGGATTAACAACAGCCAGTTTGCAAGGGCGAGCTCAGATTGTCCCTGATCGATGTTTTGATGCTGACAACTATGGAGATCTGGTTTTCTATTTGGATGGAGCCCATAGCCCAGAAAGCTTAGAAGTATGTGGTAAATGGTTTTCTCAACAAGTCTTGAGTTATCAACCACAAGATAAGTCATCACACGAGTTTGTAAGCAAGCACCTGAATGAGAGAGTCAGGAAGCAAACCACACAG ATACTGCTGTTTAATTGCATGTCCGTGCGGGATCCTCAAGTGCTTCTTCCTCGCCTGATGGAGTCATGTGCCAATCATG GTGTTCGGTTCAAGAAGGCGCTCTTTGTACCTAATACATCGGTCTATTTCAAGGTCGGACCTCATTCTGTGCCACCGACTGAAGTTGATTTCTCATGGCAGTTCGCTCTTCAAAAGATATGGGAGAACATCATGCACTCAAATAAAG GAGGTGATGACAAGACGACAGATGTTTTCAGTGAAGACTTAAAGGATGACTCGGAAATGTGCGTTCGAAGTGGTGAAACTAGTGCAGTATTTTCGTCACTCCCATTAGCTATCAAATGGCTCCGGGACACTGTCCAACAGAATCGATCTATTCGGTTCCAG GTCCTTGTAACTGGCTCTTTACACCTTGTGGGTGATGCATTGAAATTGATCAAGAAATAA
- the LOC115706452 gene encoding folylpolyglutamate synthase isoform X2, translating into MAEDSKATAYQEAMDALSSLITKRSRADKSNNGDRFELIFDYIKMLDLEESISKMKVIHVAGTKGKGSTCTFTESILRNCGFHTGLFTSPHLIDVRERFRLNGVEICEEKYISYFWWCFDRLKEKTNEDIPMPSYFRFLALLAFKIFSAEQVDVAILEVGLGGKYDATNAVEAPVVCGISSLGYDHMEILGNTLGEIAGEKAGIFKHGVPAFTVPQPDEAMNVLKEKASQLDVPLQVIPPLNANLLNGLKLGLEGEHQYVNAGLAVALCSSWLQRTGRPEAAHLEQTDSLPEQFIKGLTTASLQGRAQIVPDRCFDADNYGDLVFYLDGAHSPESLEVCGKWFSQQVLSYQPQDKSSHEFVSKHLNERVRKQTTQILLFNCMSVRDPQVLLPRLMESCANHGVRFKKALFVPNTSVYFKVGPHSVPPTEVDFSWQFALQKIWENIMHSNKVKT; encoded by the exons ATGGCTGAAG ATTCTAAAGCAACTGCATACCAAGAAGCCATGGATGCCTTGTCTTCTTTGATTACGAAACGCAGTCGTGCAGATAAGAGCAATAACGGCGATAGATTCGAACTGATATTTGATTATATAAAG ATGCTAGACTTGGAGGAGTCTATATCCAAAATGAAGGTTATTCATGTGGCTGGTACAAAGGGAAAG GGCTCCACATGCACCTTCACAGAATCTATATTACGTAATTGTGGATTTCACACTGGACTTTTCACTTCTCCTCATCTCATTGATGTCAGAGAAAGGTTTCGTTTAAACGG GGTGGAAATATgtgaagaaaaatatatttcatatttCTGGTGGTGCTTTGACAGATTAAAG GAAAAGACTAATGAGGATATACCAATGCCTTCTTATTTTCGCTTTCTTGCATTGCTAGCCTTCAAGATATTTTCAGCAGAACAG GTAGATGTTGCTATTTTGGAGGTTGGGCTAGGAGGAAAATATGATGCAACAAATGCA GTTGAGGCACCCGTTGTATGTGGTATATCTTCCCTTGGGTATGACCACATGGAAATTCTTG GTAATACCCTTGGAGAAATTGCTGGGGAGAAGGCTGGTATCTTCAAG CATGGTGTTCCTGCTTTTACTGTGCCTCAACCTGATGAAGCAATGAATGTACTCAAGGAGAAAGCTTCCCAGCTGGAT GTACCGCTTCAAGTGATTCCACCATTAAATGCCAATTTGCTCAATGGTTTAAAACTTGGACTTGAAGGTGAGCACCAATATGTTAATGCAGGTCTTGCGGTAGCACTGTGCTCTTCTTGGCTTCAGAGGACAGGTCGTCCTGAAGCTGCACACCTGGAACAAACC GATTCTTTGCCAGAGCAGTTCATAAAAGGATTAACAACAGCCAGTTTGCAAGGGCGAGCTCAGATTGTCCCTGATCGATGTTTTGATGCTGACAACTATGGAGATCTGGTTTTCTATTTGGATGGAGCCCATAGCCCAGAAAGCTTAGAAGTATGTGGTAAATGGTTTTCTCAACAAGTCTTGAGTTATCAACCACAAGATAAGTCATCACACGAGTTTGTAAGCAAGCACCTGAATGAGAGAGTCAGGAAGCAAACCACACAG ATACTGCTGTTTAATTGCATGTCCGTGCGGGATCCTCAAGTGCTTCTTCCTCGCCTGATGGAGTCATGTGCCAATCATG GTGTTCGGTTCAAGAAGGCGCTCTTTGTACCTAATACATCGGTCTATTTCAAGGTCGGACCTCATTCTGTGCCACCGACTGAAGTTGATTTCTCATGGCAGTTCGCTCTTCAAAAGATATGGGAGAACATCATGCACTCAAATAAAG TGAAGACTTAA